In the Phycisphaerales bacterium genome, one interval contains:
- a CDS encoding DUF6288 domain-containing protein, producing the protein MYVVRLLILCVALGAGLNQARASLLMGPSSKVPNPDFTMGEKIPDGASHDWNLGPIGVRGWMHSNGLETTEARQVVITDVAVGSPADGLLEPGDVILGVASQPFRFDPRTEIGHAISGAEASDGRLGLIRWRNGKQESVFISLPVLGRYSRSAPFDCEKSAQIFRNGCAALARRIEANPSKGNPIERTFNALALLASGDPQYLPLVRAQVELVSDYSDLERRSYHSWWYGPINILMAEYVLATGDRTFMPDLERITMEIVRGQSEVGSWGHRFVQGNGRLAGYGMMNAPGLPLSISLVLAREAGVKNPELDEAIDKSARLIRFYVDKGSVPYGDHQPWIEMHEDNGKNGAAAMFFDLLGDVEAATYFSRMSVASHGAERDTGHTGNYFNMLWAMPGVALSGSHATGAWMEEFGWYFDLARSWDGTYVHQGPPQRKPDSYGGWDATGVFLLAYAQPLNTIYLTGRKPSIVPEADRRSAELLIADGRDWGPRTGLETWAERSDERLFRGLKSWSPVVRERSAIELARRDGDPTPVLRRMLLGTDLDGRLGACQAAIMLKDRAASLVPALRVTLEADDLWLRIKAAEALAAIGDAAMPALPELLAMLTKTPGEADPRGMQQRYLCLALFDRRDGMLGRSLEGVDPKALQAAVVAGLKNEDGRARGAIGSVYRNLSYDAIEPLLPVIHAAIVEPAPSGIMFGDVIRLAGLEFLAKHRIAEGLPLSVMLIDPGRWGADNRIRRCLDVIRIYGGAARPQIARLKSLPSELAANGWKAKKIDALGISELILEIEEDVSPAPLRPLEATRQGT; encoded by the coding sequence ATGTACGTAGTTCGGCTGCTCATTTTGTGTGTTGCTCTGGGTGCTGGTTTGAATCAAGCCCGTGCCAGTTTGTTGATGGGTCCGTCTTCAAAGGTGCCGAATCCTGATTTTACGATGGGCGAGAAGATTCCTGATGGTGCGAGTCATGATTGGAATCTTGGCCCAATCGGCGTTCGAGGCTGGATGCATAGCAATGGACTGGAAACCACAGAAGCTCGGCAAGTGGTCATCACCGACGTCGCCGTGGGATCGCCTGCGGACGGCTTGTTAGAGCCGGGGGATGTGATCCTGGGTGTCGCCAGTCAGCCATTTCGATTTGATCCACGAACTGAAATCGGCCACGCAATCAGCGGCGCTGAGGCATCGGACGGGCGGCTGGGCCTGATTCGCTGGCGGAATGGCAAGCAAGAAAGTGTTTTTATATCTCTGCCAGTACTTGGTCGGTACTCGCGATCGGCGCCCTTTGACTGTGAAAAATCAGCACAGATTTTCAGAAACGGCTGCGCAGCGCTTGCCAGGCGCATCGAAGCGAATCCGAGCAAGGGCAACCCAATTGAACGCACGTTCAATGCTTTGGCATTGCTTGCCAGTGGCGATCCACAGTACCTACCACTTGTACGGGCGCAAGTTGAGTTGGTGTCAGACTATTCTGATCTTGAGCGCCGTTCATATCACTCATGGTGGTATGGGCCGATCAACATATTGATGGCTGAATATGTATTGGCTACTGGAGATCGTACCTTTATGCCTGATCTAGAACGTATCACCATGGAGATTGTTCGGGGGCAGAGCGAGGTGGGATCATGGGGGCATCGGTTCGTTCAGGGCAATGGTCGCTTGGCTGGATATGGCATGATGAACGCACCCGGGCTTCCGTTATCTATTTCGTTGGTGCTTGCTCGAGAAGCTGGCGTAAAAAACCCGGAACTTGATGAGGCTATTGACAAGAGTGCGCGACTTATTCGGTTTTATGTCGACAAAGGGAGTGTGCCTTACGGTGACCATCAGCCCTGGATTGAGATGCATGAAGACAACGGAAAAAATGGTGCTGCAGCAATGTTCTTCGATTTGCTCGGTGATGTAGAGGCTGCTACTTATTTCTCTCGAATGAGCGTTGCCTCGCATGGCGCTGAACGTGATACCGGTCATACCGGCAATTACTTCAACATGCTTTGGGCGATGCCAGGTGTCGCGTTGTCGGGATCGCATGCCACGGGCGCATGGATGGAGGAGTTTGGGTGGTACTTCGACTTGGCGAGATCTTGGGACGGAACCTATGTTCATCAAGGGCCACCACAGCGAAAGCCAGACAGTTATGGTGGTTGGGACGCGACTGGCGTCTTTTTACTTGCCTACGCGCAGCCACTGAACACGATCTATCTCACTGGTCGCAAGCCAAGCATCGTTCCAGAGGCAGATCGGCGGAGCGCTGAATTATTGATCGCCGATGGACGTGATTGGGGGCCTCGCACTGGCCTGGAGACCTGGGCGGAACGCTCAGATGAGCGTCTCTTTCGTGGGCTTAAGAGTTGGTCGCCAGTCGTGCGAGAACGTTCGGCAATCGAACTTGCTCGCCGCGATGGTGATCCCACGCCTGTACTGCGTAGGATGCTTTTGGGAACTGATTTGGATGGACGACTTGGCGCGTGTCAGGCTGCGATCATGTTGAAGGATCGGGCAGCCTCTCTGGTGCCAGCACTGAGAGTCACTCTTGAAGCTGATGATCTTTGGCTGCGCATTAAGGCTGCAGAAGCCCTCGCGGCCATTGGTGATGCTGCGATGCCAGCGCTTCCAGAGCTCCTGGCGATGCTCACGAAGACGCCCGGTGAGGCTGATCCGCGCGGGATGCAGCAGCGCTATCTTTGTCTTGCTTTATTCGATAGGCGCGATGGAATGCTTGGTCGTTCATTGGAGGGTGTTGATCCTAAAGCACTGCAAGCGGCCGTGGTGGCAGGACTGAAGAACGAAGACGGCCGTGCTCGGGGTGCGATCGGATCGGTCTATCGTAATCTTTCGTATGACGCGATAGAGCCATTGTTGCCAGTCATTCATGCCGCGATTGTTGAGCCCGCTCCAAGTGGCATTATGTTTGGTGATGTCATTCGACTTGCTGGACTTGAGTTTCTTGCAAAGCACAGGATTGCAGAGGGCTTGCCTTTGTCTGTCATGCTGATCGATCCTGGCCGCTGGGGCGCAGACAATCGGATTCGTCGTTGCTTGGATGTCATCCGAATTTATGGCGGTGCCGCCCGTCCCCAGATCGCTCGTTTGAAATCGCTGCCATCTGAATTAGCTGCAAACGGTTGGAAGGCAAAAAAGATTGACGCACTTGGCATATCCGAACTGATTCTCGAAATCGAAGAAGACGTTAGTCCGGCGCCACTGCGGCCTCTTGAGGCAACTCGTCAGGGGACTTAG
- a CDS encoding potassium/proton antiporter produces the protein MEHLFFEQLPFITLIVGVLLAVGAILGRLGRFIGLPAGLLFLVVGMLIGEDGIWGVEFDDFDLTYALGSTALGLILFHGGLSTPVATLKCAWKPALALATLGVIGVTVVTAFGLWITNPENTIAVCLLIGAILGSTDAAAVFDLLAGQKLKGRAKEIIEVESGLNDPMAFVLVFGFTAQVAYGTEPGMPLVWFLCEQMFLGAILGVVLGWIWLHILRKARVGPGLYPVLAIAAAITTLGITMQLGGSGLLAAYLAGMVIGNHSIPYRPTVDRIFATLAWASQITMFFILGLLVTPSLLIADHYELMIGGALLALWVAFVSRPLVVGTILLVFRVPWRENLLICWSGLRGAVPIILATVPVLAMSTGNDAMDPNLVRIYGVVFMAVVVGSIVPGFLVRPVTRWLAMNAGRVMEPEVELDIVSGGTLEHINKTFFVSSGSVADGRTIKEIGFSHGVTVVMVLRNGELHTPHGTLRVLAGDHVMLVYKPKFALEVEHSFIKRAEA, from the coding sequence TTGGAACATCTTTTCTTTGAACAGCTTCCGTTTATTACGCTGATTGTTGGCGTCTTGCTTGCAGTTGGCGCCATTCTTGGTCGCTTAGGCCGGTTTATTGGTCTGCCTGCGGGACTACTCTTTCTGGTTGTCGGGATGTTGATTGGTGAAGATGGTATCTGGGGCGTTGAGTTTGATGATTTTGATCTGACCTACGCGTTAGGTTCCACGGCATTGGGTCTGATTCTGTTTCACGGTGGTCTGAGCACGCCAGTTGCGACGCTCAAATGTGCATGGAAGCCCGCACTCGCATTGGCAACCCTTGGTGTGATCGGTGTCACCGTAGTGACCGCATTTGGGCTGTGGATTACGAATCCTGAGAATACGATCGCAGTGTGCCTTCTCATTGGGGCCATTCTCGGATCCACCGATGCTGCTGCGGTTTTCGATCTCTTGGCTGGGCAGAAACTCAAGGGGCGTGCCAAAGAGATTATTGAAGTTGAAAGTGGTCTCAATGACCCGATGGCCTTTGTTCTTGTATTTGGTTTCACGGCCCAGGTGGCCTATGGCACTGAGCCCGGTATGCCACTGGTTTGGTTCTTATGTGAACAGATGTTCTTGGGGGCCATCTTGGGAGTTGTCTTAGGTTGGATATGGCTACATATCCTGAGAAAGGCACGCGTTGGACCAGGCTTGTATCCAGTGCTTGCCATCGCGGCTGCGATCACGACATTGGGTATTACTATGCAACTTGGAGGTAGCGGATTGCTTGCTGCTTATTTGGCTGGCATGGTGATCGGTAATCACAGTATTCCATATCGCCCCACAGTTGATCGCATCTTCGCAACACTCGCTTGGGCCAGCCAGATCACGATGTTCTTTATTCTCGGTCTTCTCGTGACGCCGAGTCTTCTGATTGCAGATCATTATGAACTGATGATTGGTGGAGCACTTTTGGCCCTTTGGGTCGCCTTTGTGTCTCGTCCGCTCGTGGTCGGAACCATTTTGCTTGTGTTCCGAGTGCCATGGAGAGAGAACTTGTTGATCTGCTGGTCGGGTTTACGAGGTGCTGTGCCGATTATCTTGGCCACAGTTCCGGTTTTGGCCATGTCAACAGGAAATGATGCTATGGATCCGAACCTCGTTCGCATTTATGGCGTTGTTTTTATGGCTGTTGTTGTTGGAAGTATTGTGCCTGGGTTTTTAGTTCGCCCAGTCACGCGCTGGCTTGCGATGAACGCGGGTCGTGTTATGGAGCCTGAAGTTGAATTGGATATTGTGTCAGGTGGGACGTTAGAGCACATCAACAAGACGTTCTTTGTTTCAAGCGGTAGTGTGGCTGATGGTCGTACGATTAAGGAAATTGGCTTCTCGCACGGGGTCACTGTCGTGATGGTGCTCAGAAACGGAGAGCTGCATACGCCGCATGGTACGCTTCGTGTTCTCGCAGGTGATCATGTGATGCTCGTTTATAAGCCCAAGTTTGCGTTAGAGGTCGAACACTCTTTTATAAAGAGGGCAGAGGCATAA
- a CDS encoding aminotransferase class III-fold pyridoxal phosphate-dependent enzyme yields MTVPHSATEPLNLDQVAHQLLTDYWHMQGTVKRLPGENANFLVTSKSTQKHVLKITLDPSTDVRLEETVLETLRQADIPVPTTVPDANGQTIVKVSLTGQFLDARLQLFLPGTAWRTAAVGLTGLYNIGALLARAHEATTGITSSEAERSHRWDLANAQQHRDTVNLITDRHQRQVLEYCYQLHAGITQPLLARCPMGMLHGDPNDENILMDGDDVVGLIDASDCLYSQLIVDLGTCLAYALQQPNASLKNSASLIAGYQSIRQLTPCEQEVLFPLALTRLATSLCISAQRRQHQPEHTTWFSHDQTTWTALEAFSSISPSIATDLLTSTTPNDTATIDELTKRRDAHLSTTLSVSYKKPLHIVRGQQQFLISADGRPYLDMVNNVCHVGHCHPHVVASLTTQIETLNTNTRYLHEGIIQYTDRLCATLPDALDTCFLVNSGSEANELAIRLARTATKRNGVMVIDGAYHGNTGNCVAMSPYKFNGPGGSGQADWIQIAPSPDLYRGRYRGSPSEAAMAYAAELPALLENARQNGQPIAGFFAEPILSCGGQIPLPQGYLKAAFEHVRQAGGLCIADEVQVGFGRVGSHFWAFQQHDVIPDIVVMGKPIGNGHPMGAVVTTKEIAEAFNNGMEFFSTFGGNPVSCACGNAVLDVIEQELLQQNARTLGTHFLTGLREMQSRHPLIGDVRGHGLFLGIELVTDHNTREPAAAQATAIVNAMREHGVLLSTDGPLHNVIKIKPPMVVDISDINMTLRLLDDALSELSEGTTRE; encoded by the coding sequence ATGACCGTGCCTCACTCTGCAACTGAGCCACTGAACCTTGACCAAGTTGCCCACCAGCTGCTTACTGACTATTGGCATATGCAGGGAACCGTCAAACGTCTGCCCGGAGAGAACGCCAACTTTCTGGTGACCAGCAAGTCGACACAAAAGCATGTCCTGAAAATCACCCTTGACCCTTCTACGGATGTCCGTCTTGAGGAGACAGTCCTTGAAACGCTCCGGCAAGCAGATATCCCGGTGCCCACAACAGTACCGGACGCCAATGGTCAGACGATTGTCAAAGTGTCACTTACAGGACAATTTCTTGATGCGCGACTACAGCTTTTCTTGCCAGGAACCGCGTGGCGCACGGCGGCAGTGGGCCTTACTGGCCTCTATAACATTGGCGCCCTGCTTGCTCGGGCCCATGAGGCAACGACTGGAATCACCTCTTCCGAAGCAGAGCGATCACATCGTTGGGATCTTGCCAATGCTCAGCAACATCGAGACACAGTCAACCTGATCACCGACCGACATCAGCGACAAGTACTCGAATACTGCTATCAATTACACGCGGGCATTACGCAACCGCTGCTTGCTCGCTGCCCAATGGGCATGCTACATGGCGACCCCAATGATGAAAATATTCTGATGGATGGCGATGATGTGGTCGGCCTGATTGATGCAAGTGACTGCTTATATAGCCAACTCATTGTCGACCTGGGAACATGCCTTGCTTATGCGCTTCAGCAACCCAACGCCTCACTGAAAAACAGCGCGTCACTGATTGCAGGCTACCAGAGCATTCGACAGCTGACGCCTTGCGAGCAAGAAGTATTGTTCCCGCTGGCCCTCACACGCCTGGCCACGAGCCTCTGCATCAGTGCCCAGCGACGACAGCATCAACCCGAACACACCACATGGTTTTCACACGACCAAACGACCTGGACTGCATTAGAAGCGTTTTCATCAATCAGCCCCTCTATAGCTACTGACCTTCTGACCTCAACGACACCCAACGACACAGCCACTATTGACGAACTCACAAAACGTCGTGATGCTCATTTGAGTACAACGCTCTCTGTGAGCTATAAAAAACCGCTGCATATTGTTCGCGGGCAGCAGCAGTTCCTTATCAGTGCCGACGGAAGGCCATATCTGGACATGGTCAACAACGTCTGTCACGTCGGACACTGCCACCCCCACGTTGTTGCATCCCTCACCACACAAATAGAAACCCTCAACACCAATACGCGGTATCTCCACGAAGGCATCATCCAATACACAGATCGGCTCTGTGCCACCCTTCCCGATGCGCTCGATACATGCTTCCTGGTCAACTCTGGATCAGAGGCCAATGAACTGGCGATTCGACTGGCACGCACCGCCACAAAACGCAATGGCGTGATGGTGATCGACGGCGCCTATCACGGAAACACCGGCAATTGCGTTGCCATGAGCCCTTATAAATTTAATGGCCCCGGAGGGAGCGGGCAGGCCGATTGGATCCAGATTGCGCCGAGCCCCGATCTCTATCGCGGACGCTATCGTGGCTCTCCATCAGAAGCAGCGATGGCCTATGCAGCAGAGCTACCTGCCCTTTTAGAAAACGCCCGTCAAAATGGGCAGCCAATTGCTGGCTTCTTTGCCGAGCCCATTCTCTCTTGCGGTGGACAAATACCACTCCCGCAAGGATATCTCAAGGCCGCCTTTGAACATGTGCGCCAGGCTGGAGGCTTATGTATCGCCGATGAAGTGCAAGTTGGCTTTGGAAGAGTGGGAAGTCACTTCTGGGCATTCCAACAACACGATGTGATCCCTGACATTGTGGTCATGGGCAAGCCAATCGGCAATGGCCATCCAATGGGTGCCGTGGTCACAACCAAAGAAATCGCAGAAGCATTCAATAACGGAATGGAGTTCTTCTCAACGTTCGGCGGCAACCCCGTTTCGTGCGCCTGCGGCAATGCAGTCCTCGATGTCATTGAGCAAGAGCTCCTTCAGCAAAATGCTCGCACCCTTGGCACCCACTTCTTGACGGGCCTAAGAGAAATGCAATCTCGGCACCCGCTCATCGGCGATGTCCGTGGGCACGGCCTTTTCTTAGGAATTGAGCTTGTCACAGATCACAACACACGCGAACCAGCCGCGGCGCAGGCAACGGCTATCGTCAATGCGATGCGGGAACATGGCGTCTTGTTGAGCACCGACGGGCCACTCCATAATGTCATCAAGATCAAGCCACCAATGGTCGTCGACATCAGTGACATCAATATGACACTTCGGCTACTTGATGATGCTCTAAGTGAGCTAAGCGAAGGCACAACTAGAGAATAA
- a CDS encoding DUF493 domain-containing protein, whose product MSSPEDSVVPDGNEEQKQPELELAYPCQWGYRLIGPDGDEIKRMVAAVLGDRPYQITAGKTSSGGKYVSLNLQLEVSSEEDRKSLFKTLSVSPAVKVIL is encoded by the coding sequence ATGAGTTCCCCGGAAGATTCAGTTGTTCCTGATGGTAATGAAGAACAGAAGCAGCCTGAACTTGAGTTGGCCTATCCATGCCAGTGGGGCTATCGTTTGATTGGCCCCGATGGCGATGAAATTAAGCGCATGGTGGCTGCGGTCCTTGGCGACCGTCCTTATCAAATCACCGCGGGAAAAACAAGTAGCGGCGGTAAGTATGTATCGCTGAATTTGCAGCTAGAGGTGTCCAGTGAAGAAGATCGCAAGTCTCTGTTTAAGACGTTGAGTGTATCGCCAGCGGTCAAGGTTATTCTCTAG
- a CDS encoding class I SAM-dependent methyltransferase, with protein sequence MSRRTNQIDEMLQDWLHANSLRKTEVQRELREAMVQHPEGEMQTSPEQVQFMGLMLKAMNAKCVVEVGVFTGYSALGMALSLPKGGKLIACDISEQYMAEARSWWQKAAIDHLIEERIGPGADTLRALIEEGHDGTVDFMYVDADKTGYPDYYELGFQLLRVGGIIAFDNMFRGGNVADLKVNDENTVATRALASKLLHDDRIEYSLVPIGDGLGLGMKR encoded by the coding sequence ATGTCGCGTCGAACAAATCAAATTGATGAAATGTTGCAGGACTGGCTCCATGCAAATTCACTGCGAAAGACTGAGGTGCAGCGAGAGCTTCGTGAGGCCATGGTGCAGCATCCAGAAGGTGAGATGCAAACCTCGCCAGAGCAAGTGCAATTTATGGGCTTGATGCTCAAGGCAATGAATGCCAAATGTGTGGTTGAAGTTGGTGTTTTTACGGGCTACAGCGCGTTGGGTATGGCGCTCTCTCTTCCCAAGGGCGGCAAACTCATTGCTTGTGACATTAGTGAGCAGTACATGGCTGAAGCACGATCTTGGTGGCAGAAGGCTGCAATTGATCATCTCATTGAAGAGCGTATTGGTCCAGGCGCCGACACGCTTCGGGCTTTGATTGAGGAGGGTCATGATGGAACAGTCGACTTTATGTATGTCGATGCTGATAAGACGGGCTATCCAGACTATTACGAATTAGGTTTTCAGCTACTACGGGTTGGCGGCATTATCGCCTTTGATAATATGTTTCGGGGTGGAAACGTTGCTGATTTGAAAGTCAACGATGAAAATACGGTTGCAACACGGGCGCTCGCATCCAAGCTGCTCCATGATGATCGGATTGAGTACAGCCTGGTCCCAATTGGTGATGGCCTTGGCTTAGGTATGAAGCGGTAG